The genomic interval TCGGAGGGAGGTGGCAAGTAAGACCTTCATCCTCGAGGGCCTTTATCTGCCCCTCGGATCTCCCTCTGCactgggggaagagaagaggagttAGAGTTAGCCTGATGAAGTTCCTGGAGCAACTTTGAGGGGCTGGGCCTGGAATTCTGCAGGGAGGCGAGGACACAGAAGTGTTTTGTTTCTGGGCTGGCTGGGGAAATGCTATCGTAACTCTTTGCCTTCCTCGTCCCCAGCTCTGGCCAGCTGAATGTGGAAGTAGAGAGACTTCTGGCACCACTCCCATGGTCTTTTCAGGTACCTGCACCCCCAAGAGGACCCCAGTTCATGTTCCTCCCATGTTCCAAGGAATCCCATGCCTGGTAGCCCTGCTCAAGGTCCCTGTCTGTTTCAGGGGCTCCTGAGTTGAGGCCTGTGGGGGTTGGAGAATCTGtttctgacttcattttttttttaccccatcACACTAGGCCACACGATCTCCAAGTAGCAGGGAAAAGGAGCGAGCCTGCATGCCAATTCTAAGCTCTTCCGGATCAAAGTGAGCACAAAGGGGGGGTGGGAAGCCTCCCTCCCCATTTGAAGAgccttccccccacacacaccctgaggGGTAGGGACAAGCGGTTGTGGTCAGGGGAGAAATGAAGGAGGCAAGCTTGACTTAGATAATAATGAAATATGGGAAGCTAGTTCCCCAGCAGGTGCTGGGACtatgggagagaaggggaaatggaaaaacaaacaaacaaacaaacaaaccagtttGCGGGAGGTGTTGGGGGCGGCTTTGAGGGGAACAGAGGTGATGTGGGGTTTGGAGGCACCTGAGTGGGAGGCGCGCCTGCGCGTCAGGTGGGGACTCCCCACTCTGAGTCCCTTCACCCTGGGGGCAGTGTCGTTCGTCCTGTCCAGAATGGCAGCCTGCGGAGGCACCTGCAAGAACAAAGTGACCGTCTCCAAGCCCGTGTGGGACTTCCTGAGCAAGGAGACCCCAGCCCGGCTGGCCCGGCTCCGGGAGGAGCACCGAGTGTCCATCCTCATCGATGGAGAGACTTCCGACATCTACGTGCTCCAGCTTTCCCCGCAGGGCCCTCCCCCGGCCCCTCCCAATGGGCTCTACCTGGCCCGCAAGGCTCTCAAGGGGCTACTGAAAGAGGCCGAGAAAGAGCTGAAGAAAGCtcagaggcagggggagctcATGGGCTGCCTGGCtttggggggtggtggggagCACCCTGAGCTGCACCGCCCAGGTCCGCCTCCTCTTCGGGCAGCCCCGCTCCTGCCCCCAGGAGCACGcgggctcccccctccccctcccccccctgccccctccactcCCTCCGCGTCTTCGGGAGGGGGCTGAAGAGCAGGAGAGCATCTGCCCCATCTGCCTGGGGGAGATCCAGAACGCCAAGACGCTGGAGAAGTGCCGCCACTCCTTCTGTGAGGGCTGCATCACGAGGGCCCTGCAGGTGAAGAAAGCCTGCCCCATGTGTGGCCGCTTCTACGGGCAGCTGGTGGGCAACCAGCCCCAGAATGGGCGGATGCTGGTCTCCAAGGATGCCACCCTCCTGCTACCCAGCTATGAGAAGTACGGCACCATTGTCATCCAATACGTCT from Peromyscus maniculatus bairdii isolate BWxNUB_F1_BW_parent chromosome 18, HU_Pman_BW_mat_3.1, whole genome shotgun sequence carries:
- the Dtx3 gene encoding LOW QUALITY PROTEIN: putative E3 ubiquitin-protein ligase DTX3 (The sequence of the model RefSeq protein was modified relative to this genomic sequence to represent the inferred CDS: deleted 1 base in 1 codon); this translates as MAARTGGSSGQLNVEVERLLAPLPWSFQATRSPSSREKERACMPILSSSGSKMAACGGTCKNKVTVSKPVWDFLSKETPARLARLREEHRVSILIDGETSDIYVLQLSPQGPPPAPPNGLYLARKALKGLLKEAEKELKKAQRQGELMGCLALGGGGEHPELHRPGPPPLRAAPLLPPGARGLPPPPPPLPPPLPPRLREGAEEQESICPICLGEIQNAKTLEKCRHSFCEGCITRALQVKKACPMCGRFYGQLVGNQPQNGRMLVSKDATLLLPSYEKYGTIVIQYVFPPGVQGAEHPNPGVRYPGTTRVAYLPDCPEGNKVLTLFRKAFDQRLTFTIGTSMTTGRPNVITWNDIHHKTSCTGGPQLFGYPDPTYLTRVQEELRAKGITDD